One genomic window of Paenibacillus xylanilyticus includes the following:
- a CDS encoding sn-glycerol-1-phosphate dehydrogenase, with protein MNMNERIAAWNAEAQQCTCGHDHRLVQMQVFLEHGAIRRLPGYLLEQGYNQVTVVYDGRTGPVAGYEVVKSLQNAGIIADEFQMPENSAGDIIADEAAIVQVLLGVKQMTQAIIAVGSGTIHDLVRFVCAKMNKPFLSVPTAASVDGFTSAGAPLIVSGIKQTFQAVPPEAIFADIDITQQAPQAMTAAGFGDMLGKYTSLADWIVSRDLGGEPFCPVAYRMTEEALMACIDNVQAIAEGRAEGITALMDALIISGVSMLIIDHSRPASGGEHHISHRWEMELMAAGRKPVLHGAKVGVACALLTERYKELASLSREPVFDVYAALPDASQLTAWLEQVGGPTTTDQLGVTPDMVEHAFATAHTLRERYTGLKYINETLNVV; from the coding sequence ATGAATATGAACGAACGCATTGCCGCTTGGAATGCAGAAGCACAGCAGTGTACCTGTGGACATGATCATCGGCTGGTGCAAATGCAGGTCTTTTTGGAGCATGGTGCAATTCGTAGATTACCGGGGTACCTGTTGGAACAGGGCTATAACCAGGTTACTGTGGTATATGATGGCCGGACAGGTCCGGTGGCGGGATATGAGGTGGTAAAAAGCCTGCAGAATGCGGGGATCATAGCAGATGAATTCCAGATGCCGGAGAACAGCGCGGGGGATATCATTGCCGATGAGGCTGCGATTGTGCAGGTACTGCTTGGTGTAAAACAAATGACTCAGGCCATCATCGCAGTGGGATCGGGGACCATACATGATCTGGTGCGATTTGTGTGTGCCAAAATGAACAAGCCATTTCTGTCTGTCCCAACAGCGGCATCGGTTGATGGGTTCACTTCAGCAGGAGCTCCGCTCATTGTAAGCGGCATCAAGCAGACTTTTCAAGCTGTTCCGCCCGAAGCGATCTTTGCGGATATTGACATTACCCAGCAGGCTCCCCAGGCAATGACCGCAGCGGGCTTCGGTGATATGTTAGGCAAATATACGTCTCTGGCAGATTGGATTGTATCGCGTGATCTGGGCGGAGAGCCGTTCTGTCCGGTTGCTTACCGGATGACGGAAGAAGCGCTGATGGCCTGCATCGACAATGTTCAAGCCATCGCCGAAGGAAGAGCTGAAGGTATAACCGCATTGATGGATGCGCTAATCATCTCCGGTGTCTCCATGTTAATTATTGATCATTCCCGTCCGGCATCCGGCGGTGAGCATCACATTTCTCATCGTTGGGAAATGGAATTGATGGCAGCGGGCCGGAAACCTGTTCTGCATGGGGCCAAAGTCGGCGTAGCTTGTGCGCTTCTTACAGAGCGATACAAGGAACTTGCCAGTCTGTCCCGAGAACCTGTTTTTGATGTGTATGCTGCTTTACCTGATGCGTCACAGCTTACGGCATGGCTTGAGCAGGTTGGGGGGCCGACCACAACAGATCAGCTTGGGGTTACACCGGATATGGTGGAACATGCATTTGCAACGGCACACACACTTAGAGAGCGATATACCGGACTCAAATATATTAATGAAACTTTGAACGTCGTTTAA
- a CDS encoding winged helix-turn-helix transcriptional regulator: MKKISTETCPKPYGCAVEVTLSVIGGKWKGAILYHLFSGSLRFNELRKLFPDITQRMLTLQLRELESSGIVHREIYPQVPPKVEYSLTPFGETLRPIIFSMRDWGETYTNEVVQAKTQEV; the protein is encoded by the coding sequence ATGAAAAAAATCTCAACCGAGACATGTCCCAAACCCTATGGCTGCGCCGTAGAAGTTACACTTAGCGTTATTGGAGGCAAATGGAAAGGAGCCATTCTGTATCACTTGTTTTCGGGTTCCTTGCGCTTCAATGAACTCCGAAAGTTATTTCCCGACATTACGCAGCGGATGCTCACCTTGCAATTAAGAGAATTGGAGAGCAGCGGGATTGTACACCGGGAAATCTACCCTCAAGTGCCACCCAAAGTGGAATACTCACTTACGCCATTTGGGGAAACACTCCGTCCGATCATATTCAGCATGCGGGACTGGGGAGAAACCTATACAAATGAAGTCGTCCAAGCCAAGACACAGGAAGTATAG
- the racE gene encoding glutamate racemase, with protein MQQAIAILDSGVGGLTVAKEVMRQLPREKIIYFGDTARTPYGPRSSEQVKQFTEQIVDFLIQFDPKVIVIACNTATAAALDYIRAKVNVPVIGVIHPGARAAITATRTGRIGVIGTVGTIGSGAYTSALKQLSPYIDVVSQACPALVPLVEQGEFRSEQTTLAVEQSLGQIKQQPIDCLILGCTHYPFLMETIQEVMGQEVKLISSADETAREISTILYDKRKLASGDETPVHQFFCTGDPRMFQNITRQWLGEQISKTPVVWQVTRLT; from the coding sequence GTGCAGCAAGCAATCGCTATATTAGACTCCGGTGTAGGGGGATTGACCGTCGCCAAGGAAGTGATGCGTCAGCTCCCGCGGGAAAAGATCATTTATTTTGGAGATACTGCCCGGACACCGTACGGACCCCGTTCGTCCGAACAAGTTAAACAATTTACGGAACAAATCGTTGATTTCTTGATCCAGTTCGATCCGAAGGTTATCGTTATCGCCTGTAACACAGCCACGGCTGCAGCCCTTGACTATATCCGGGCGAAGGTGAATGTGCCTGTCATTGGGGTTATCCATCCCGGGGCACGTGCTGCCATTACGGCTACTCGAACAGGGCGCATTGGCGTGATCGGTACAGTGGGAACGATAGGAAGTGGTGCATATACTTCGGCACTTAAGCAGTTATCCCCCTATATTGATGTCGTCAGTCAGGCTTGCCCCGCATTGGTGCCTCTGGTAGAGCAGGGTGAATTCCGTTCCGAACAAACAACACTTGCGGTGGAGCAGTCGTTGGGTCAGATCAAACAACAGCCAATTGACTGTCTCATTTTGGGTTGTACCCACTATCCATTTCTCATGGAAACGATCCAGGAAGTCATGGGACAGGAAGTGAAATTGATCAGTTCGGCAGATGAGACGGCGAGGGAAATCAGTACGATTTTGTATGATAAACGAAAGCTGGCAAGTGGGGATGAGACACCGGTGCATCAATTTTTCTGTACGGGAGACCCACGCATGTTCCAGAATATTACCCGCCAGTGGTTGGGAGAACAGATCTCGAAAACACCTGTCGTGTGGCAGGTCACCCGATTAACGTAA
- a CDS encoding Dabb family protein codes for MIKHIVLFKMKDRSPETIEAAANVLRNLQGKIDVLISLEVGVDVLRSDRSFDISLTAEFASLEDLQAYQVHPLHQEVIKYMNEVREQSIAVDYEI; via the coding sequence ATGATTAAACATATTGTTCTTTTTAAAATGAAAGATCGTTCTCCAGAAACCATTGAGGCTGCTGCTAACGTTCTTCGCAACCTGCAAGGCAAAATTGATGTCCTGATCTCATTGGAAGTTGGCGTGGATGTGCTTCGCTCTGACAGATCTTTCGACATTTCATTGACAGCCGAATTTGCATCACTGGAAGATCTGCAGGCCTACCAGGTCCACCCGCTTCATCAGGAAGTCATCAAGTACATGAACGAGGTCAGAGAACAGTCGATCGCAGTGGATTACGAGATCTAA
- a CDS encoding DUF86 domain-containing protein: protein MYYVNREQIARRLAAVPEVAEGLRRAAQAWDGSLMLGLVQERCLHLAIEIVTDVGSYLIDGFIMRDASSYDDIIEINHEEKVFDVSTYEVLKRLVSLRKPLVQDYFSWERGELHPLSTEVPSILEQFAEQVSIYVEKELGPFQQGQTEGQSKE from the coding sequence TTGTATTACGTAAACAGAGAACAGATTGCCCGCAGGCTTGCTGCCGTGCCGGAAGTAGCCGAAGGGCTCCGCCGGGCAGCGCAGGCTTGGGATGGCAGTCTTATGCTTGGTCTGGTCCAGGAACGCTGTCTTCATCTGGCTATTGAGATTGTAACAGATGTGGGAAGTTATCTTATTGATGGTTTCATTATGCGGGATGCCAGCAGTTATGATGACATAATTGAAATCAATCACGAAGAGAAGGTATTTGACGTTTCGACTTACGAGGTGCTGAAGCGTCTCGTGTCGCTGCGCAAGCCGCTGGTACAGGATTACTTCAGCTGGGAGCGGGGAGAATTGCACCCGTTAAGCACAGAGGTACCATCTATTCTGGAACAGTTTGCTGAGCAGGTTAGTATCTATGTGGAAAAAGAACTTGGTCCATTTCAGCAAGGTCAGACCGAGGGACAGAGTAAGGAATGA
- a CDS encoding YtxH domain-containing protein: MKDSNKSLLWGALIGSVVGSVTALLLAPKSGRELRQDISEGARQVTEKGQELAVKVGEQSSQIVSKVKETADVVIQDIQSWRNCAEGKELRVSAVITDSDSSVDSSENKDENESGINVVAKLPADDSKDNI, from the coding sequence GTGAAGGATTCAAACAAAAGTTTGTTGTGGGGAGCATTGATCGGTTCGGTAGTGGGTTCTGTAACAGCGCTGCTGTTGGCGCCAAAATCCGGACGTGAGCTGCGTCAGGATATTTCGGAAGGTGCGCGTCAGGTCACCGAGAAAGGTCAGGAACTGGCCGTTAAGGTGGGCGAACAAAGCTCACAGATCGTATCCAAAGTAAAAGAAACGGCAGACGTTGTCATTCAGGATATCCAATCCTGGCGGAACTGCGCTGAAGGGAAGGAATTACGCGTATCTGCTGTTATTACCGACTCGGATTCGTCTGTAGACTCTTCTGAGAACAAAGATGAAAATGAGTCTGGCATTAACGTTGTTGCAAAGCTGCCTGCAGATGATTCGAAAGATAATATCTGA
- a CDS encoding DUF4261 domain-containing protein codes for MTNERQDEIEKKEANDIPSGFHPVYMVELLFREQPKIDRIRLQNALTRYTGQVRLAVKQVNDQRSSQNKTDEAATEIGKSEPSEHNLDMLVFYHMDHPVSFEEGNIPAQTCMLPVNEIKDRSRFAGAVQQAWHWPEAGDAVKSAQYSIRLHDMFSAAMSRKQRLELFQNTLQAVMEVLPCEGMYWYGSDKLVEPEAYIQSQKREEHLYGAMNVRMYQAGGTEEQRELVMDTVGLSALGVPDVQCHFTGLDPDTVAQTLLGAAYYIFDQGDVLQDGQTLGSSGGRRWRCEHQAALIAPGRYVIDLDPGDAHAAQPLESSRHH; via the coding sequence ATGACAAATGAAAGGCAAGATGAAATAGAGAAAAAAGAAGCGAATGATATTCCTTCGGGATTTCACCCTGTTTATATGGTAGAGCTGTTATTTCGAGAGCAACCTAAAATAGATCGGATCCGGTTGCAGAATGCACTTACCCGTTATACCGGACAAGTCCGTCTGGCTGTGAAGCAGGTCAATGATCAACGCTCCTCACAGAATAAGACGGATGAGGCAGCGACGGAGATCGGGAAAAGTGAACCTTCAGAGCATAACCTGGACATGCTTGTTTTCTATCATATGGATCATCCGGTTTCATTTGAGGAAGGGAATATACCTGCACAGACCTGCATGCTTCCTGTGAACGAGATCAAGGACCGTTCCCGCTTCGCTGGGGCGGTGCAGCAAGCATGGCATTGGCCGGAAGCAGGAGATGCCGTCAAGTCAGCGCAGTATTCGATCCGTCTTCATGATATGTTCTCTGCAGCCATGTCTCGCAAACAGCGTCTGGAATTGTTCCAGAATACGCTCCAGGCAGTCATGGAAGTTCTGCCTTGTGAGGGAATGTATTGGTACGGCAGTGACAAGCTTGTCGAGCCGGAGGCTTACATTCAGTCACAGAAGCGGGAAGAGCATCTCTATGGAGCAATGAATGTCCGCATGTATCAGGCAGGTGGAACGGAAGAACAGCGTGAGCTGGTTATGGATACCGTTGGGTTGTCCGCGCTCGGTGTTCCCGATGTGCAGTGTCACTTTACGGGACTGGATCCGGATACGGTAGCCCAGACATTGCTTGGGGCGGCCTATTACATATTCGATCAGGGTGATGTTCTGCAGGACGGACAGACGCTGGGCTCTTCTGGAGGAAGACGCTGGCGCTGTGAGCATCAGGCTGCGCTGATTGCGCCTGGCCGTTATGTCATTGATCTTGATCCGGGAGATGCACATGCTGCACAGCCGCTCGAATCATCTCGGCATCATTAA
- a CDS encoding Gfo/Idh/MocA family protein gives MTQTNLCFIGVGFHATTNIYPSAVEAGATIQAISTRSIERSQAALLRYGSTGSAYDNAALMLQNEDCSNVVVVAQPQDQTSLALQCIKAGKNVYVDKPLGWTAREAAEIADAAEKAGVVLMVGFMKRYAPIYMKLKELIDGGSMGRTRSFQMRFAVDSTPFCKNEEQFMKLAAIHMVDLMRFLFGEVQQVTGTTVKDGEHINQSISLKFDNGIVGSAYFAGMSAWSRESESVLVTFDHGFALAEEMNTLTVHHSRTSDSLPWKALEEQDTVYTPSNSPMSGAYRDLYLRGFVGEMAHFMSCCHNYSLPHSSGKDNVGTMALCDTILSSLV, from the coding sequence ATGACTCAAACGAATCTTTGTTTTATCGGTGTCGGATTTCACGCAACGACCAATATCTACCCTTCTGCTGTAGAAGCAGGGGCTACCATCCAGGCCATCTCCACTCGCAGTATCGAACGTTCTCAAGCCGCTTTGCTGCGATACGGCAGCACAGGATCAGCATATGATAACGCAGCTCTCATGCTGCAAAACGAAGACTGCAGCAACGTTGTTGTAGTAGCTCAACCTCAGGATCAAACGTCTCTCGCCTTGCAATGCATCAAGGCAGGCAAGAATGTCTATGTTGACAAACCCCTTGGCTGGACTGCCAGAGAAGCTGCAGAAATTGCAGATGCGGCCGAAAAGGCTGGCGTTGTACTAATGGTAGGATTTATGAAACGCTATGCGCCTATATATATGAAATTAAAGGAACTGATTGATGGTGGTTCAATGGGTAGAACGCGTTCGTTTCAGATGAGATTTGCGGTTGACAGTACTCCCTTTTGCAAGAATGAAGAACAGTTTATGAAGCTCGCTGCCATCCACATGGTCGATCTGATGCGTTTCCTCTTCGGCGAGGTACAGCAAGTGACGGGTACCACAGTTAAGGATGGAGAACATATTAATCAGAGCATCTCCCTGAAATTTGATAACGGTATTGTGGGCAGTGCCTACTTCGCAGGCATGAGTGCATGGTCACGCGAAAGCGAAAGCGTACTGGTTACATTCGATCACGGCTTTGCTTTAGCAGAAGAAATGAATACACTTACCGTCCATCACTCTCGCACCTCGGACAGCCTTCCCTGGAAGGCTCTTGAAGAGCAGGATACGGTCTATACGCCTTCCAACTCTCCCATGTCTGGCGCATACCGCGATCTCTACCTTCGTGGATTTGTAGGCGAGATGGCGCATTTCATGTCATGCTGCCACAATTATTCGCTTCCGCATTCGAGCGGCAAGGATAATGTCGGAACGATGGCCCTGTGTGATACCATCTTGTCTTCACTCGTCTAA
- a CDS encoding helix-turn-helix domain-containing protein, producing MPNQPEQHSIQAWSLINRKYLGKGVRVKRFRKPTRCQIRNRVLLAVLMANDIKLSQLAEDLSISSRSVSAWVYEGRIPGSTNLDKACQLLGYPRHILFNEEVVRKSPVICQPEPSRFMKRTVTRSPVSNRILTGLCMVHDLSVTDVSHWIGVHPGTFRKWLHQGTLPSAAFQEQAEQFFRIPKTILFADVILKDRRNN from the coding sequence ATGCCTAATCAACCAGAACAACATTCCATCCAGGCGTGGTCTCTGATCAACCGTAAATACTTGGGAAAAGGCGTCCGTGTTAAACGATTCCGTAAACCGACACGCTGTCAAATCCGAAACCGCGTTCTTCTAGCCGTGCTGATGGCCAATGATATCAAGTTGTCCCAGCTTGCCGAAGATCTATCCATCTCATCACGCAGCGTGAGCGCGTGGGTGTATGAGGGGCGGATACCCGGCAGTACCAATTTGGACAAAGCGTGCCAATTGCTTGGCTACCCGCGTCACATCCTCTTCAATGAAGAAGTTGTACGCAAAAGCCCGGTCATTTGTCAGCCCGAGCCTTCCCGTTTCATGAAGCGTACGGTGACCCGATCTCCGGTTAGCAACCGTATTCTGACAGGCTTGTGTATGGTCCATGATTTGTCGGTGACAGATGTCAGCCACTGGATCGGGGTTCATCCCGGCACTTTCCGCAAATGGCTGCATCAGGGAACGCTGCCTTCTGCCGCGTTTCAGGAACAAGCGGAACAATTTTTCCGCATCCCGAAAACCATCCTGTTCGCAGATGTCATCCTGAAAGACCGTCGCAACAACTAA
- a CDS encoding spermidine synthase: protein MRVLYRNMSEQHALTVYDTTRLYGEKGHFRVLEFSNEAVQGAMDLDEPSRMLLEYPRAMVHLMERNTPEYEKVFVVGHGIGTLSTYLSNRQVKIAELDEEVVELSKTLFGYKGSEVMVGDGRELLQQEASGTYDYIIIDAFTAEGTPKQFTSRSFFTMVQSKLHSGGSILLNVFGRAGNDRLVNAIYATMADQFDYTRSFALPTETQDEIQNRILVGSDAPIEFQSRSMAGFVEQEPGEGYIIEDEL, encoded by the coding sequence GTGAGAGTTTTATATCGGAATATGAGTGAGCAGCATGCGTTAACCGTATATGATACAACCAGGCTTTATGGTGAAAAGGGACATTTCCGGGTTTTGGAGTTTTCGAATGAGGCTGTTCAGGGAGCAATGGATCTCGATGAGCCTTCACGAATGCTGCTTGAATACCCAAGGGCAATGGTCCATCTCATGGAGCGGAACACGCCTGAATACGAAAAGGTTTTTGTAGTGGGGCATGGAATTGGTACGCTCTCGACTTATCTGTCAAACCGCCAGGTGAAGATCGCCGAGCTGGACGAGGAAGTTGTTGAATTAAGCAAGACGCTATTTGGATATAAGGGCAGTGAAGTCATGGTGGGAGATGGCCGGGAGCTGCTGCAGCAGGAAGCGTCTGGAACATATGATTATATTATTATCGATGCATTTACCGCAGAAGGAACGCCGAAGCAGTTTACCTCCAGATCTTTCTTCACGATGGTTCAAAGCAAGCTGCATTCTGGTGGAAGCATACTGTTGAATGTATTTGGGCGTGCGGGCAATGACAGACTTGTAAACGCGATATATGCAACGATGGCTGACCAGTTTGATTACACACGTTCATTTGCACTACCTACGGAAACGCAGGATGAGATACAGAATCGAATTCTGGTGGGAAGCGATGCTCCTATTGAGTTCCAATCGCGCTCTATGGCTGGGTTTGTTGAACAGGAGCCTGGGGAAGGATACATCATCGAGGACGAGCTTTGA